Proteins from one Amycolatopsis benzoatilytica AK 16/65 genomic window:
- a CDS encoding ATP-binding protein — translation MTPVGDDAATFKTLLLSYRLRADLTQEELSEGSGVSVRAISDMERGVAKSPQRRTVEALARPLRLSPDELAQLQQAGKAGRARPLAELPCPAVLPSDLDDLTGHETDLEILRELAARSRRSAGVAVLSGPPGTGKTSLAVRTAHDLAGQFPDGQVFLKLRGMSAEPAGPADLLHLVLRSVGVDAVRIPPGLDDRVNLCRSILHDRAVLFVLDDAADEAQVRPLLVGGPRCLTLVTSRQMLVGLEGPQRLNLTELTPDDAVALLTAIVGPGRVAREPAAAAEVAELCGRLPLAIRIAGNRLASRPAWPLSRLVEQLRDQGRRLTTLTAGDLSVRSVFDLSYRQLTPSAARVFRLLALNPSADFSPGAASALTEAADEDEAALFLEELADASLLQSTALDGRYQFHDLLRVFATERLAQEESRADVDAARARLEDWLGETATAAGNYFQPSVDLTTAPVPTRSFADHVGAGRWLAAEQQGWSAAARRAAGRGRHQQVLDLAESMHWYSELGGTADLWEELFTLARDSALAIGSKRDEAVHANYLAWVQTTLKGQNEAAIRTAGQALAAAVAAGDAREQGWARLYTLTVAVRTGALPVSGELFDEVIRLFDEAGYQYGSIVARSVRATYWHTNGRFADAAAELEECLAFFRQPVAGTRTPTDDISVAYLLMRSTRTLASLGSVELALSRCEEALRVFQDYGATMGQARALATAGELVTRLGDPAKAHERFAEALELYERTGMGRAQVEVLTAMADLSDQLGAHSVAQEERQRALSRSEQAGAAPGDALPPKKTANRVTAS, via the coding sequence ATGACGCCCGTGGGTGACGACGCCGCTACCTTCAAGACGCTCCTGCTGAGCTACCGCCTGCGCGCGGACCTCACTCAGGAAGAGCTGTCCGAGGGCTCCGGCGTAAGCGTCCGGGCGATCAGCGACATGGAGCGAGGGGTCGCGAAGAGCCCGCAGCGGCGCACCGTCGAGGCGTTGGCCCGGCCGCTCCGGCTCAGCCCGGACGAGCTGGCGCAGTTGCAGCAAGCCGGCAAGGCGGGCCGTGCCCGGCCGCTGGCCGAGCTGCCCTGTCCCGCGGTGCTGCCGTCCGACCTGGACGACCTCACCGGACACGAAACCGACCTCGAGATCCTCCGCGAGCTCGCCGCCCGCAGCCGCCGGTCGGCCGGGGTCGCGGTGCTCAGCGGACCTCCCGGCACCGGCAAAACCAGCCTCGCCGTGCGGACCGCGCACGACCTCGCCGGGCAGTTCCCGGACGGGCAGGTGTTCCTCAAGCTGCGCGGGATGTCCGCCGAACCTGCGGGGCCCGCCGATCTCCTGCACCTGGTGCTGCGTTCGGTCGGAGTGGACGCGGTGCGGATCCCGCCCGGCCTCGACGACCGGGTCAACCTGTGCCGCTCGATCCTGCACGACCGGGCGGTGCTGTTCGTGCTGGACGACGCCGCCGACGAGGCCCAGGTCCGGCCGCTGCTGGTCGGCGGGCCGCGGTGCCTGACGCTCGTCACCAGCAGGCAGATGCTGGTCGGGCTCGAAGGCCCGCAGCGGCTGAACCTGACCGAGCTGACGCCGGACGACGCGGTCGCACTGCTCACCGCGATCGTCGGTCCGGGCCGGGTGGCCCGCGAACCGGCGGCGGCCGCCGAAGTAGCTGAACTGTGCGGACGGCTGCCGCTGGCCATCCGCATCGCGGGCAACCGGCTCGCCAGCCGGCCGGCCTGGCCGCTGTCCCGGCTGGTCGAGCAGCTGCGCGACCAGGGACGGCGGCTGACCACGCTCACCGCGGGCGACCTCAGCGTGCGGAGCGTCTTCGACCTGTCCTACCGCCAGCTCACCCCCAGCGCCGCCCGCGTGTTCCGGCTGCTCGCGCTCAACCCGTCCGCCGACTTCTCCCCCGGGGCCGCGTCGGCCCTGACCGAAGCTGCCGACGAGGACGAAGCCGCCCTGTTCCTGGAAGAACTAGCCGACGCGAGCCTGTTGCAGAGCACCGCGCTGGACGGCCGCTACCAGTTCCACGACCTGCTGCGGGTGTTCGCGACCGAGCGCCTCGCGCAGGAGGAAAGCCGCGCCGACGTCGACGCGGCGCGCGCCCGGCTCGAAGACTGGCTGGGGGAAACCGCGACCGCGGCGGGGAACTACTTCCAGCCGTCGGTCGATCTCACCACTGCCCCGGTGCCGACCCGGTCCTTCGCCGACCATGTCGGCGCGGGCCGCTGGCTCGCCGCCGAGCAGCAGGGCTGGTCCGCCGCCGCGCGCCGGGCGGCCGGGCGCGGGAGGCACCAGCAGGTACTCGACCTGGCCGAGTCGATGCACTGGTACTCGGAGCTCGGCGGCACCGCGGACCTGTGGGAGGAACTGTTCACGCTGGCGCGGGACTCGGCGCTGGCGATCGGCAGCAAACGCGACGAGGCGGTGCACGCCAACTACCTGGCTTGGGTGCAGACGACGCTGAAAGGGCAGAACGAAGCCGCGATCCGGACAGCCGGCCAGGCACTGGCGGCGGCGGTCGCCGCGGGTGATGCGCGCGAACAGGGCTGGGCCCGGCTCTACACCCTCACCGTCGCGGTGCGCACCGGCGCCCTGCCGGTCTCCGGCGAACTCTTCGACGAGGTCATCCGGCTGTTCGACGAAGCCGGCTACCAGTACGGGTCGATCGTCGCGCGCTCGGTGCGGGCCACCTACTGGCACACGAACGGCCGATTCGCCGACGCTGCCGCCGAACTGGAGGAGTGTCTCGCATTCTTCCGCCAGCCGGTCGCCGGGACGCGCACCCCGACCGACGACATCAGCGTCGCGTACCTGCTGATGCGGTCCACCCGGACGCTCGCCTCGCTCGGTTCGGTCGAGCTCGCGCTGTCCCGGTGCGAAGAAGCGCTGCGGGTCTTCCAGGACTACGGCGCGACGATGGGCCAAGCCCGCGCGCTGGCGACCGCCGGCGAGCTCGTCACCCGGCTCGGCGACCCGGCGAAAGCCCACGAGCGGTTCGCCGAAGCTCTCGAACTGTACGAGCGAACCGGCATGGGACGCGCCCAGGTGGAGGTTCTGACCGCGATGGCCGACCTGTCCGATCAGCTCGGCGCGCACAGCGTCGCGCAGGAAGAGCGGCAGCGCGCCCTTTCCCGTTCCGAACAGGCCGGGGCGGCCCCCGGGGATGCGTTGCCTCCGAAGAAAACGGCCAACCGCGTCACCGCGTCCTGA
- a CDS encoding ATP-binding cassette domain-containing protein codes for MTVRMRLGRRLDGAAPGQRLPLPAESGLRQLFRSGLAGTGGELCAMLASATAVAVVSLATPVLIGHVLSQLADGELDGLSWTSALYLVSALAAALLTVVANLRTLRFEDRLETGVQLALWDRLLRLPATFFARENSGALANKLIGISFARQAIDGLITATMLAVLTVVAGIGFLLVLGSPLIWLAVALVLGTSSAGIGLGFLVARRLRAALPAEHRAAAVTHETIHGIAKIKLAAAEQRAFDRWSRATVAARVERLHVGRMQAVLTALSVALPIAGPFVLLLAVRVPATDFFTLNAAFAMLAQSMTTLLSAAVEFVAVLPRLDGISEILAEPTESDEGRIQPPALRGDLELRGVTFGYPGTESVAVKGVSLRIAAGRFVAIVGPSGSGKSTLLRLLLGFEQPQAGSVRYDGLDLARLDRQAVRRQCGVVLQDGQLFDGTVRSNICGAQPLPLEQVWEAARLAGIEEDIRRMPMGMNSLVPYGGGTLSVGQRQRVLIARALAAKPRVLFFDEATSALDNRAQAVVTDSTRALAVTRVVIAHRLSTVRDADQIVVMDHGRVAQCGSFDELLAEEGGLFRRLAQRQLLEPAVRTR; via the coding sequence ATGACTGTCCGAATGCGACTCGGCCGGCGGCTCGACGGTGCCGCGCCCGGTCAGCGGCTTCCGTTGCCCGCCGAATCCGGGCTTCGGCAGCTGTTCCGGTCCGGTTTGGCGGGTACCGGCGGAGAACTGTGCGCGATGCTGGCCTCGGCGACCGCGGTCGCGGTAGTCAGCCTGGCCACTCCAGTCCTCATCGGACACGTGCTGAGCCAGTTGGCCGACGGCGAGCTGGACGGTCTTTCCTGGACCAGCGCGCTGTATCTGGTGAGCGCGCTGGCCGCCGCGCTGCTGACCGTCGTGGCGAACTTGCGTACTCTCCGCTTCGAGGACCGGCTCGAGACCGGCGTCCAGCTGGCGCTGTGGGACCGGCTCCTGCGGTTGCCCGCGACCTTCTTCGCGCGGGAGAACAGCGGCGCTCTTGCGAACAAGCTGATCGGGATTTCCTTCGCCAGGCAAGCGATCGACGGCCTGATCACGGCGACAATGCTTGCGGTGCTGACCGTCGTGGCGGGGATCGGCTTCCTCCTCGTCCTGGGTTCTCCGCTGATCTGGCTCGCGGTCGCGCTGGTCCTCGGCACGAGCTCGGCCGGGATCGGATTGGGCTTCCTGGTCGCTCGCCGGCTGCGCGCCGCACTGCCCGCCGAACACCGGGCAGCGGCCGTGACGCACGAAACGATCCACGGCATCGCGAAGATCAAACTGGCCGCCGCCGAACAGCGGGCGTTCGACCGATGGTCCCGCGCGACCGTCGCGGCACGCGTCGAGCGGCTGCACGTCGGGCGGATGCAGGCCGTCCTGACCGCGTTGTCGGTCGCGTTGCCGATCGCCGGACCGTTTGTCCTGCTGCTGGCGGTGCGCGTCCCGGCAACGGACTTCTTCACTCTCAACGCGGCGTTCGCGATGCTGGCCCAGTCGATGACGACGTTGCTGTCCGCCGCGGTCGAGTTCGTCGCGGTGCTGCCGCGCCTCGACGGGATCAGCGAGATCCTGGCCGAGCCGACGGAATCCGACGAAGGCCGGATCCAGCCGCCCGCGCTGCGGGGCGACCTGGAGCTTCGGGGCGTGACGTTCGGCTATCCCGGCACGGAATCGGTTGCGGTGAAAGGAGTATCGCTGCGCATCGCGGCCGGCCGGTTCGTCGCGATCGTCGGCCCGAGCGGGTCCGGGAAGTCGACGCTGCTTCGCTTGCTGCTGGGCTTCGAGCAGCCACAGGCCGGTTCGGTGCGTTACGACGGGCTAGACCTGGCCCGGCTCGACCGGCAAGCCGTGCGGCGCCAATGCGGTGTCGTGCTGCAGGACGGGCAGCTGTTCGACGGCACCGTCCGCAGCAACATCTGCGGTGCGCAGCCGTTGCCGTTGGAGCAGGTGTGGGAAGCGGCGCGGCTGGCCGGCATCGAGGAAGACATCCGCCGGATGCCGATGGGCATGAACAGTCTCGTCCCGTACGGCGGCGGAACGTTGTCGGTGGGACAGCGTCAGCGAGTCCTGATCGCCCGGGCGCTGGCGGCGAAACCGCGAGTGCTGTTCTTCGATGAGGCCACCAGTGCCTTGGACAACCGTGCGCAGGCAGTCGTCACCGACAGCACGCGTGCCTTGGCGGTGACCCGGGTGGTGATCGCGCACCGACTGTCCACTGTGCGCGATGCCGATCAGATCGTGGTGATGGACCACGGCCGCGTCGCCCAATGCGGCTCGTTCGACGAATTGCTCGCCGAGGAAGGCGGGCTGTTTCGCCGGCTCGCCCAACGGCAGCTGCTCGAACCCGCGGTCAGGACGCGGTGA